From the genome of Candidatus Methylopumilus turicensis, one region includes:
- a CDS encoding formylmethanofuran dehydrogenase subunit A, producing MLIKLSGGKVYDPAHQVDGKVMDIYIRDGRIVSRPRDDETIDQTYNLNGKVVMAGAIDMHTHIGGGKVNIARMMLPEDHRADPSQHSALCRSGCGHAAPSTFTTGYRYAEMGYTAAFEPALSPVNARQSHLEMGDTPIIDKGGYAMIGSDDYFLRMLAAKKDQNAINDYVAWIMHASQAIGIKVVNPGGISAFKFNQRALDLDEQNAHYQVTPREVLKALSRAVHELGVPHPLHVHGNNLGVPGNMETTLKTMGASEGYPLHLTHIQFHSYGTEGDRKFSSGAAQIAEAINKNKHISADVGQILFNQTVTASGDNMRQFANAPLGSPRKSVIMDIECDSGCGVVPFKYKDQNFVNALQWAIGLEIFLLTDDPWRVFLTTDHPNGAPFTSYPHLIKLLMDKTFRNDMFAKLNLDAQAMSTLTSIDREYSLYDIAIMTRAGAAKLVGLHDRGHLGVGAGADITVYTDNPDREKMFEKPDYVFKDGELVVKDGQVVKVTWGHTHTVKPEFDRGIEKDIKKYFDTYHTMNMENFKVSSDEIAEGGRGGVVVQACEGRRDKSL from the coding sequence ATGTTAATTAAATTAAGCGGCGGCAAAGTTTACGACCCTGCCCATCAAGTTGATGGAAAAGTGATGGACATTTACATCCGTGACGGACGCATTGTGAGCCGCCCACGTGATGATGAAACCATAGACCAAACCTACAACTTAAACGGTAAAGTCGTCATGGCTGGCGCGATTGATATGCACACCCACATCGGTGGCGGTAAAGTGAACATTGCCCGCATGATGCTGCCTGAAGACCACCGCGCAGACCCAAGCCAGCATAGCGCATTGTGCCGATCTGGTTGTGGCCATGCAGCACCTTCGACATTTACCACAGGTTATCGTTATGCAGAGATGGGCTATACCGCAGCCTTTGAACCAGCGCTTTCTCCTGTAAATGCTCGCCAATCACACTTAGAAATGGGTGACACCCCTATCATCGATAAAGGCGGTTATGCCATGATAGGCAGCGATGATTATTTCTTGCGGATGCTGGCGGCAAAGAAAGACCAAAACGCGATTAACGATTACGTCGCATGGATTATGCATGCCTCACAAGCAATTGGCATTAAGGTCGTCAATCCTGGCGGCATTAGCGCATTCAAGTTCAACCAACGCGCCTTAGATTTAGATGAACAAAATGCGCATTACCAAGTAACGCCACGTGAAGTTCTAAAGGCTTTATCTCGTGCCGTTCACGAGCTTGGCGTGCCTCACCCATTGCATGTCCATGGCAATAATTTAGGCGTGCCCGGCAACATGGAAACCACGCTTAAAACCATGGGGGCTTCTGAAGGCTACCCACTCCATCTAACGCACATTCAGTTTCATAGTTACGGCACTGAAGGCGATCGCAAGTTTTCATCTGGCGCAGCCCAAATTGCTGAAGCGATTAATAAAAACAAACACATCTCAGCCGACGTTGGTCAGATCCTGTTTAATCAAACAGTGACAGCCTCAGGCGACAACATGCGTCAATTTGCTAACGCCCCACTAGGTTCACCACGCAAGTCTGTGATCATGGACATTGAATGCGACTCTGGCTGCGGCGTGGTGCCATTCAAATACAAAGATCAAAACTTTGTGAATGCCTTGCAATGGGCGATTGGCCTCGAGATTTTCTTGCTCACCGATGACCCGTGGCGTGTTTTCTTAACCACTGACCATCCAAATGGCGCGCCGTTTACTAGCTATCCGCACCTCATTAAATTGCTGATGGATAAAACCTTCCGTAACGATATGTTCGCAAAACTCAATTTAGATGCACAAGCCATGAGCACGCTAACCAGCATAGACCGCGAATATAGCTTGTACGACATTGCGATTATGACGCGCGCTGGCGCAGCAAAACTGGTGGGCTTACACGACAGAGGACATTTGGGCGTTGGCGCAGGGGCTGACATTACCGTTTACACAGACAACCCGGACCGCGAAAAAATGTTCGAAAAACCTGATTACGTCTTTAAAGACGGTGAACTTGTCGTTAAAGACGGACAAGTGGTTAAAGTGACTTGGGGACACACACACACAGTCAAACCCGAATTCGACCGTGGCATCGAAAAAGATATTAAGAAATATTTTGATACTTATCACACCATGAACATGGAAAACTTCAAAGTAAGCAGTGATGAAATTGCAGAAGGTGGACGAGGCGGTGTCGTTGTTCAAGCCTGTGAAGGTCGAAGGGATAAATCACTATGA
- the mch gene encoding methenyltetrahydromethanopterin cyclohydrolase, whose protein sequence is MSESNQVARLDTANWPSVNALSNPLVALLVANAKQLRLGVAQSDNGATIVDAGIEHPGGLEAGRLIAEICMGGLGHVNLQTSTTFSHWPWMLSVHSNHPILSCLGSQYAGWSLAHEKFFSLGSGPGRAIAGREDLFKELGYKDQANAACLVLESDKAPPVEVIEKVSRDTGVAIENLTFILTPTRSLAGTVQIVARVLEVAMHKIHTLHFPLDHVVDGMASAPLPPPAPDFLIGMGRTNDAILFGGHAHLFVKGSDDAAAKLAKALPSSSSRDYGRPFAEVFKSVNMDFYKIDPMLFSPASVTITALESGNTFTGGKLDAALINQSFGYQA, encoded by the coding sequence ATGTCTGAATCTAACCAAGTTGCGCGGCTCGACACCGCTAATTGGCCGAGTGTGAATGCACTAAGCAATCCATTGGTTGCCCTTTTAGTGGCCAACGCTAAACAGCTGCGTTTGGGCGTTGCTCAGTCTGATAATGGTGCAACCATTGTTGATGCAGGGATTGAGCATCCTGGCGGCTTGGAAGCGGGGCGATTAATTGCGGAAATCTGTATGGGTGGTTTGGGCCATGTTAATTTGCAAACATCAACTACTTTTTCACACTGGCCTTGGATGCTTTCTGTGCATTCAAATCATCCAATTTTGTCTTGCTTAGGTAGTCAGTATGCTGGCTGGAGCTTGGCGCATGAGAAATTCTTTTCACTGGGTTCAGGACCAGGTCGCGCGATTGCGGGCCGTGAGGATTTGTTTAAGGAGCTTGGTTACAAAGACCAAGCGAACGCTGCTTGTTTAGTGCTTGAGAGTGATAAAGCGCCCCCTGTTGAAGTGATTGAAAAAGTATCGCGTGACACGGGGGTGGCGATTGAAAACTTAACCTTTATTCTTACCCCAACGCGCAGTTTGGCTGGCACAGTGCAAATCGTTGCGCGTGTGCTCGAAGTGGCGATGCATAAAATCCATACCCTACATTTCCCGCTAGACCATGTTGTGGATGGCATGGCGAGCGCACCATTACCGCCACCAGCGCCTGATTTCTTGATCGGCATGGGGCGTACTAACGATGCGATTTTGTTTGGCGGTCATGCGCATTTATTTGTAAAAGGCTCGGATGACGCAGCGGCAAAATTAGCCAAAGCGTTGCCAAGTAGTTCATCACGTGATTACGGCCGTCCATTTGCCGAAGTGTTTAAATCAGTGAATATGGATTTCTACAAGATAGACCCCATGTTATTTAGCCCAGCGTCTGTGACCATCACAGCGCTTGAGTCTGGCAACACCTTCACCGGTGGTAAGTTGGATGCAGCTTTGATTAACCAATCGTTTGGTTATCAGGCTTAA
- a CDS encoding ATP-grasp domain-containing protein, whose amino-acid sequence MNKRVLIAAISSRPFVKAAVAAGYTVVAFDVFADVDTQAAAEYIEQIEYHPSGFDPQQFASALSRVDTTDMLGFAYGSGFEAQPELIALVAKRMPLLGNRPEVVRNLKDAQYFFGELDRLAIPHPEVSFNPLVDSEGWLCKEEGGSGGSHVLDAPENQTLPVGKYYQRAIEGTPISMLFVANGREVKVIGFNRQWVSPMAGKPYRYGGIVGHADLPVAIKNALADTAQKITAAFGLRGLNSLDVIWRGEAFWVLEINPRLSSTLDLYQSEECHLFALHVQAVNGDLSRFPLIPGRSKARSVLYAEQDLLISESLIWPDWVADIPMPHTAIIKHQPICTVLADANTADEAKALVVERVEQLSALLFK is encoded by the coding sequence TTGAATAAACGCGTCTTAATTGCAGCAATTTCTTCAAGGCCTTTTGTCAAGGCAGCCGTCGCAGCGGGCTATACGGTAGTAGCTTTCGATGTGTTTGCCGATGTCGATACGCAAGCCGCAGCCGAATATATTGAACAAATTGAGTATCATCCTAGTGGCTTTGACCCGCAGCAGTTTGCATCGGCATTAAGTCGAGTCGATACCACTGATATGCTTGGCTTTGCTTATGGGAGTGGTTTTGAAGCACAGCCAGAGCTGATCGCACTTGTAGCGAAGCGAATGCCATTATTAGGCAATCGCCCTGAGGTGGTTCGTAATCTAAAAGATGCCCAATATTTTTTTGGCGAGCTGGATCGTTTAGCGATCCCGCATCCTGAAGTGAGTTTTAATCCTCTTGTGGATTCTGAGGGATGGCTATGCAAAGAAGAGGGCGGATCGGGAGGGTCGCATGTGCTTGATGCCCCAGAAAATCAGACCTTACCTGTGGGAAAATATTATCAGCGCGCCATCGAAGGCACGCCAATATCGATGCTCTTTGTTGCAAATGGTCGCGAGGTGAAAGTCATTGGATTTAATCGGCAATGGGTTTCCCCGATGGCGGGTAAGCCGTATCGCTATGGTGGTATTGTTGGGCATGCGGACTTGCCTGTTGCGATTAAAAACGCATTAGCAGATACGGCACAAAAAATAACGGCGGCATTTGGGTTGCGAGGCTTAAATAGCTTGGACGTGATTTGGCGAGGTGAAGCGTTTTGGGTGCTTGAAATTAACCCAAGATTAAGCTCCACGTTGGATTTGTATCAATCAGAAGAATGCCATTTATTTGCCTTACATGTGCAGGCGGTGAATGGGGACTTAAGTCGTTTCCCTTTGATCCCAGGTCGCTCAAAAGCCCGAAGTGTTTTATATGCCGAGCAGGACTTATTGATTTCTGAAAGTCTCATTTGGCCAGACTGGGTAGCGGATATTCCCATGCCACACACGGCGATAATAAAGCATCAACCTATCTGCACCGTTTTGGCTGATGCTAATACAGCAGATGAAGCAAAGGCCTTGGTTGTTGAGAGAGTTGAACAGCTTTCCGCTTTATTATTTAAGTAA
- a CDS encoding triphosphoribosyl-dephospho-CoA synthase — MSDVAFLYRDACMAELGALKPGNVHLFADGHGMVVQDFIKSADASSQVIALPNLSVGERVLSAIKSTWEAVGCNTNLGIVLLAAPMVQAAYSKDGFSHHALQEVLNNLTVDDAVKVYEAISIAKPAGLGQVQQHDVHQTPQISLLEAMRVAADRDLIAQQYANGYQDIFNLGLTTYQHYLAKWERPAWAVTATYLAFLAGFEDSHIARKYGNQVAKAIQQEAKKHFQSFTSQENPKLYQATLLAWDTELKKRGINPGTSADLTVATLFAIRLLSG, encoded by the coding sequence GTGAGCGATGTCGCCTTTCTTTATCGCGACGCTTGCATGGCGGAGCTGGGCGCCCTAAAGCCAGGCAATGTCCATTTGTTTGCCGACGGACATGGCATGGTGGTGCAGGATTTTATTAAAAGCGCGGATGCTTCATCGCAAGTGATTGCACTTCCGAATTTAAGCGTTGGCGAGCGAGTTTTAAGCGCCATCAAATCCACTTGGGAGGCGGTGGGGTGTAATACTAATCTAGGCATCGTGTTGCTCGCCGCACCTATGGTTCAAGCTGCTTATTCAAAAGATGGCTTTAGTCATCATGCCCTGCAGGAAGTGTTAAATAATCTCACTGTGGATGACGCTGTTAAGGTTTATGAAGCGATTTCAATTGCAAAGCCAGCAGGGCTTGGACAGGTGCAACAGCACGATGTCCATCAGACGCCACAAATCTCATTACTCGAAGCGATGAGGGTGGCTGCAGATAGAGACTTAATCGCGCAACAATATGCCAATGGCTATCAGGATATTTTTAATCTTGGCTTGACGACCTACCAACATTATCTAGCCAAATGGGAGCGTCCAGCTTGGGCGGTGACCGCAACATATTTGGCTTTTTTGGCTGGGTTTGAAGACAGTCACATTGCTAGAAAGTATGGCAATCAAGTCGCAAAAGCTATTCAGCAAGAAGCAAAAAAACACTTCCAAAGTTTTACCTCTCAAGAAAACCCTAAGCTTTACCAAGCAACTTTATTGGCTTGGGATACTGAACTCAAAAAACGCGGCATTAATCCGGGCACGAGTGCGGATTTAACAGTTGCAACATTATTTGCTATCCGCCTGCTATCGGGCTGA
- a CDS encoding NAD(P)-dependent methylenetetrahydromethanopterin dehydrogenase, with translation MEKVSILHLITAAKNASPFDVNMAFDAGFDKIMPYTHVEMHEVAGLVQDAIFSRGPSGVKRESIFIGGRDIDVAMDMLSEAKKAMVPPFEVSVFADPSGAFTTAAGMMAKVEKHLAKNFGGDLSGRRVSVFGATGPVGGCAAVIAAKYGATVQMVSHRNIADAQAKADAYNARYGVNIIVVDGASDAAKIEVLKNTEIALCTAAAGVQVLSLGQMAQAKHLKVVADVNAVPPAGAEGVDVFADGTAIAGINAFGIGALAIGNVKYKTQHNLLKLMLDAEHKHYLDFLSAFEMARKSLLA, from the coding sequence ATGGAAAAAGTATCCATCCTGCATTTGATCACTGCGGCAAAAAACGCGAGCCCATTTGATGTGAATATGGCGTTTGATGCGGGCTTCGACAAAATCATGCCTTACACCCACGTTGAAATGCATGAAGTCGCAGGCCTCGTTCAAGATGCCATTTTTTCTCGAGGCCCAAGTGGCGTAAAACGTGAAAGTATATTCATTGGTGGTCGTGATATTGATGTGGCCATGGATATGCTTAGTGAGGCTAAAAAAGCCATGGTGCCGCCATTTGAAGTGTCTGTTTTTGCTGACCCATCAGGTGCATTTACAACAGCCGCTGGCATGATGGCTAAAGTTGAAAAGCATCTCGCCAAAAACTTTGGTGGGGATCTAAGTGGACGCCGCGTGAGTGTATTTGGCGCAACTGGCCCAGTGGGTGGCTGTGCGGCGGTGATTGCCGCTAAATATGGCGCAACAGTGCAAATGGTTTCACATCGCAATATTGCCGATGCGCAAGCAAAGGCTGATGCATACAATGCGCGTTATGGTGTGAATATTATTGTGGTGGATGGCGCGAGTGACGCTGCCAAAATTGAAGTGCTTAAAAATACCGAGATTGCACTCTGTACGGCGGCGGCAGGTGTGCAAGTATTGAGTCTAGGTCAAATGGCGCAAGCTAAACACTTGAAAGTCGTGGCTGATGTCAACGCAGTGCCGCCAGCAGGTGCTGAAGGCGTAGATGTATTTGCTGATGGAACGGCAATTGCAGGCATAAACGCTTTTGGGATTGGTGCCCTGGCAATTGGCAACGTAAAGTACAAAACACAACACAACTTGCTCAAATTAATGTTGGACGCAGAACATAAACATTATTTGGATTTTTTATCAGCCTTTGAGATGGCGCGCAAAAGTTTGCTAGCTTAA
- a CDS encoding formylmethanofuran dehydrogenase, whose protein sequence is MANFSASTLENVTCPACGLLCDDIRIERDNSGKLKVIDKGCAKSVTFFERAVQTSSPSIAGKVVSLIEAVNKAAEILRRSNQPLIAGLGTEVQGMRSVLSLSDKIGATLDHMNAYSNFRNTLVLQNSGWQVTTLTEVRNRVDLLLVIGTDIVSHNPRFFERNIWNKESMFDQDTSAREVVYLGGQNIDTSSGISPKGVKPTVLPCNLERLPEVVAALRAIISGKTLMATEVAGIPVSDLQSLSERLKAAKYSVVTWVSSDLNISHAELTIQNITELVIKLNAKTRSSGLPLGGSEGDYSVNQTSTWTSGYPVRSRFARQYPEYDPHHFSAEKLLANGEADALLWISEFNPDKTPPNVTIPKIVIGHANLQASMKVSDADVFIPLSTAGIDHTGTMFRIDSSVSLPLGKLRESTLPTLAEVMTAIEAAL, encoded by the coding sequence ATGGCAAATTTCAGCGCTTCGACTCTTGAAAACGTCACTTGCCCTGCTTGCGGATTACTTTGCGACGACATTCGCATTGAGCGCGATAACTCGGGAAAACTTAAAGTCATCGACAAAGGCTGTGCTAAAAGTGTGACATTTTTTGAGCGTGCCGTTCAAACCTCAAGCCCAAGCATCGCTGGAAAAGTTGTTTCTTTAATTGAAGCGGTGAATAAAGCGGCTGAAATTTTACGTAGGAGCAACCAGCCACTTATTGCTGGCCTAGGCACCGAAGTGCAAGGTATGCGCAGCGTATTGAGTCTTTCTGACAAAATTGGCGCAACGCTAGATCACATGAATGCTTACAGTAACTTTCGTAATACGTTGGTTTTACAAAACTCCGGCTGGCAAGTCACTACACTTACAGAAGTGCGCAACCGCGTTGACCTGCTATTAGTCATCGGTACTGACATCGTGAGCCACAACCCCCGCTTCTTTGAGCGCAATATTTGGAACAAAGAAAGTATGTTCGACCAAGACACCAGTGCCCGCGAGGTGGTGTATTTGGGTGGTCAAAATATCGACACTTCCTCCGGTATTTCACCTAAGGGCGTTAAGCCAACGGTGCTTCCTTGCAACCTAGAGCGATTGCCAGAAGTTGTTGCCGCTTTGCGGGCGATTATTTCAGGCAAAACTTTAATGGCAACTGAGGTTGCAGGCATCCCAGTCAGCGATTTACAAAGCTTAAGCGAACGTCTTAAAGCGGCTAAATATAGCGTTGTAACTTGGGTGAGTAGTGATTTAAATATTTCCCATGCAGAACTCACTATTCAAAACATTACTGAACTTGTGATTAAGCTAAATGCAAAAACACGCTCATCTGGCTTGCCGCTTGGCGGCTCAGAGGGCGATTACAGCGTCAACCAAACCAGCACTTGGACCAGCGGTTACCCTGTGCGAAGTCGTTTTGCACGCCAATATCCAGAATACGATCCACACCATTTCAGCGCAGAAAAATTACTCGCCAATGGCGAGGCGGATGCCCTGCTTTGGATAAGTGAATTTAACCCAGACAAAACGCCACCTAATGTGACCATTCCGAAGATTGTGATTGGTCATGCTAATTTGCAGGCCAGTATGAAAGTAAGTGATGCTGATGTGTTTATCCCTCTTAGTACTGCAGGCATAGACCACACTGGCACGATGTTCCGAATTGATAGTTCAGTGAGCTTACCGCTAGGAAAATTACGTGAAAGTACATTGCCAACTTTGGCTGAAGTCATGACTGCCATTGAAGCAGCACTGTAA
- a CDS encoding beta-ribofuranosylaminobenzene 5'-phosphate synthase family protein: MTKLNVDMVNAMSAARCNVNVTTSSRLHMGFFDLNGGLGRKFGSIGLSLQAPVTSLKIRPSETFTAEGEGAERAIKIAQQVASHLRIDGGVHIQLDQVIPEHSGLGSGTQLSLAVGMAMSALYRCNLTVNDIALFTQRGTRSGIGLGTFATGGLIVDGGRAPTSPVPPVIARAEFPEVWPILLIFDKGHSGVHGTHELSAFQKLPIFPEASATLLCRQVLMRALPAIAERDLPAFGHAIQTLQSVTGDYFAPVQGGGRYTSPLVAKVLSQLQANGVHCFGQSSWGPTGFAVFENQLEAETQLNQLNATFGHEQNLEFVLTKANNQPSQIVVSQE, encoded by the coding sequence ATGACCAAATTAAATGTTGATATGGTAAATGCAATGAGTGCCGCCCGTTGTAATGTTAATGTCACTACGTCTTCACGTTTGCACATGGGATTTTTTGATCTGAATGGTGGCTTAGGTCGTAAGTTCGGTAGCATTGGTTTAAGCTTGCAAGCGCCTGTCACGTCATTAAAAATTCGTCCATCCGAGACGTTTACAGCTGAAGGTGAGGGTGCAGAGCGTGCCATTAAAATCGCTCAGCAAGTGGCTAGCCATCTAAGAATTGATGGTGGTGTGCATATTCAACTAGATCAAGTGATTCCTGAGCATTCTGGCTTGGGCTCGGGCACGCAGTTGTCTTTGGCTGTGGGTATGGCGATGAGCGCGCTGTATCGATGCAATTTAACCGTGAATGACATTGCATTGTTCACGCAACGCGGAACACGTTCTGGTATTGGCTTGGGCACATTTGCCACAGGCGGTTTGATTGTTGATGGTGGTCGTGCGCCGACATCGCCTGTTCCTCCAGTGATTGCACGTGCTGAGTTTCCTGAAGTTTGGCCGATTTTATTGATTTTCGATAAAGGCCACTCTGGCGTGCATGGTACGCATGAATTATCAGCATTTCAAAAGCTTCCCATATTTCCAGAAGCATCAGCGACATTGTTATGTCGCCAAGTATTAATGCGGGCTTTGCCCGCGATTGCAGAGCGTGATTTGCCAGCGTTTGGCCATGCCATTCAAACATTGCAATCCGTTACAGGTGATTACTTTGCCCCTGTGCAGGGTGGTGGCCGATACACAAGTCCACTTGTTGCTAAAGTGCTTAGTCAATTACAGGCCAATGGTGTGCACTGCTTCGGTCAAAGCTCATGGGGTCCGACAGGCTTCGCAGTATTTGAAAATCAACTAGAAGCCGAAACACAGCTCAACCAACTTAATGCGACATTTGGGCATGAGCAAAATTTAGAGTTTGTACTGACCAAAGCGAATAATCAGCCTAGTCAGATCGTTGTCAGTCAAGAGTAA
- a CDS encoding ATP-grasp domain-containing protein, with translation MMTKIPVLTDDPGWHGNRLKEAFALRGYQAVFISLKDCFLDLTAGSRGVVIPGFDTLPKFAFVRGVPGGTLQQVIARLDILHALEILGVKVYNNGRAVERTVDKAMTSFLLHHHGIATPDTWVCESRHQAQSLMKKEIAADRPLVIKPLFGSQGNGVRLIKQGDTLPVPMEAHVDGLYYLQRYIDSGEGTWHDYRVFVIRGKAIAAMVRHGESWVNNVALGGRCEAMAHDGELCVLAEAAAKAVDIDYCGVDIIRDRHDKLYVLEVNSIPAWKGLQGVVDVDIAQTLVDDCLGLMS, from the coding sequence GTGATGACAAAAATACCTGTCTTGACTGACGATCCAGGCTGGCATGGCAATCGCTTAAAAGAAGCGTTTGCTTTGCGCGGCTATCAAGCTGTTTTTATCTCACTCAAAGATTGCTTTTTAGATCTCACTGCTGGTTCACGCGGTGTGGTGATTCCGGGCTTCGACACCTTGCCTAAATTCGCTTTTGTTCGCGGCGTTCCGGGAGGCACCTTGCAACAAGTGATTGCCCGTTTAGATATTCTGCACGCTTTAGAAATACTGGGCGTTAAAGTTTACAACAATGGCCGCGCAGTTGAGCGCACTGTAGATAAAGCCATGACTAGCTTTCTCTTGCACCATCACGGTATTGCTACGCCAGATACTTGGGTGTGCGAATCTCGTCATCAAGCCCAATCCCTTATGAAAAAAGAAATCGCAGCAGATAGGCCACTTGTCATCAAGCCGCTATTTGGCTCACAAGGCAACGGTGTGCGATTGATTAAGCAGGGCGATACATTGCCTGTGCCGATGGAAGCGCATGTGGATGGGTTGTATTACTTGCAGCGCTATATCGACAGCGGTGAGGGGACATGGCACGACTATCGTGTATTTGTGATTCGCGGTAAAGCCATTGCGGCGATGGTTCGCCACGGCGAGAGCTGGGTGAATAATGTAGCACTCGGTGGACGCTGTGAGGCGATGGCGCATGATGGCGAACTTTGTGTGCTGGCTGAAGCTGCCGCCAAAGCAGTAGATATTGATTACTGTGGCGTGGATATTATTCGTGACCGTCATGACAAATTGTATGTGCTCGAGGTAAATAGCATCCCCGCTTGGAAAGGTCTGCAAGGCGTTGTGGATGTGGATATAGCACAAACATTAGTAGACGATTGCTTGGGGTTGATGTCGTGA